A genomic window from Montipora capricornis isolate CH-2021 chromosome 8, ASM3666992v2, whole genome shotgun sequence includes:
- the LOC138060287 gene encoding uncharacterized protein, with amino-acid sequence MMRSPFGHKERQRILQRASKSCQSFLDLRGQDITSIPVEVFTKPLVVNLRILDLTCNGLESLPREICLLASLEELYLGHNYLKSLPKELQDLPKLKKLSLVHNGFQEVPFCLSRLQTLHWLNLSGNLVEIVPPWLLCLSQLHHLYLIRNLIENIPREIYLHGIAQIRKYFGLKSTRELNSETNNVQQSLVSPTKTNFCSGKVWSISKSSDSNGCEMVSLSSKEAVETQILTVDPVFLPLVTPGDDYSMQHNCSVSGFLESQRSEIGLIQEETRQILLKQKLRKQNIDYLRQIRNQNQTKQIAFPRKKIDFSLELEHLSRYRSRRLTTSEYGTCSSFTGSVEWFPFNRRDSCVSVQSEVDDAINNNTRDILELKNPSSDGTYSLLSNASEHDYEEDSYLEELPDRRRYIALGDICVIIPEENLTGHLQSEFTLEVLEDLSFHPKLGNRQVLASEVIQMQPHGAKFYHDDPAIISLPFDVKLGRNDHVSCLYSNTGVGQRPRWEEMNSDDFNVFAPHVEIKAYHFSLFAIVVTKGYPEARRKIRAGIGGCLYVPEVPGVEVLFPESCLLHDIEASVRVLYADDPYDVDHSDPDAHALAAPVVQLGPHGCIFNPHSKDFVTVRLPLPDGKVIQESYGNSQLTFWCSPTMDGEDLHWQQFHPKFVHIDNDDDSLCSVYFSVEHFCFFRTLWDIVDTILWETKLGASSLIPIFQFNVSFQALMSEISDIDRRFGICVVCYRFGKPLEDIGNFPIPVGKCIAPKMLSTGILQIRLESKHFKADTSIGMKELVAQENFKGRPFVLQFGCQFIGEAPDHGTFGNVIVEQQTQYEGNMSVLSFLLNKPRSSEVVDASLDWEVQLTKELTALLSIKAEKDMGDEVWHEVAESLGYTPKEIHGFGTCDNPTAAIIADYKHRGGMPHQFISALYKTGSPGNMTRSTCRQRTSLPSRTVIEEERSEKAHELCPSDCVRKNARKRRLVESINWEEKFQDIAQKVVGNGKWKQLGRILGVGENKIQEIEHDCSIRQDGLQEKAYQVLIAWRDLNPDHWDLGNALDRLSNALCKIHLNTVARQCCFAAEMG; translated from the exons ATGATGAGAAGTCCTTTTGGACACAAAGAGAGACAGAGAATTTTACAAAGGGCTAGCAAATCATGTCAGAGCTTTTTAGATCTGCGTGGGCAGGACATCACAAGCATTCCAGTGGAAGTTTTCACCAAGCCACTTGTAGTTAACCTCAGAATTTTAGATCTAACTTGTAATGGCCTTGAATCACTACCAAGAGAAATCTGTCTCCTGGCATCCTTGGAGGAGCTTTATCTGGGACACAATTACCTCAAATCATTGCCCAAAGAGCTTCAAGATTTGCCAAAGTTGAAGAAACTAAGTCTTGTTCACAATGGTTTCCAAGAAGTACCTTTTTGTCTGTCCAGGCTTCAAACTCTTCATTGGCTTAATCTATCAGGAAATTTGGTGGAGATTGTTCCTCCTTGGTTGTTGTGCTTATCCCAACTTCATCACTTGTACCTTATTCGCAACCTGATTGAAAACATTCCCAGAGAAATTTATCTGCATGGGATTGCACAAATCCGTAAATATTTCGGACTGAAAAGCACTAGAGAACTCAACAGCGAAACAAACAATGTACAACAGTCCCTGGTATCTCCTACAAAAACTAACTTTTGCTCTGGTAAAGTTTGGTCAATCTCAAAGAGTTCTGACAGTAATGGCTGTGAAATGGTTTCACTTTCATCTAAAGAAGCTGTGGAAACTCAGATTTTAACAGTGGATCCTGTTTTTCTACCTCTGGTGACTCCTGGAGATGATTACTCAATGCAACACAACTGCTCAGTTTCAGGATTTTTGGAGTCCCAAAGGAGTGAAATAGGCCTCATTCAGGAGGAAACCAGACAAATTCTCTTGAAACAGAAGCTAAGAAAGCAAAACATTGATTATCTCAGGCAAATAAGGAACCAGAATCAAACTAAACAAATTGCCTTTCCGaggaaaaaaatagattttagCCTTGAACTTGAGCACCTTAGTAGATATAGGAGCAGACGCTTAACTACCAGTGAATATGGAACTTGCTCCTCATTCACAGGGAGTGTTGAGTGGTTTCCTTTTAATAGAAGAGATTCATGCGTAAGCGTTCAGTCAGAGGTAGATGATGCCATCAACAATAATACTCGAGACATTTTAGAGCTAAAGAACCCGTCTAGTGATGGAACTTATTCTCTTTTGAGTAATGCCTCAGAGCATGACTATGAAGAGGACTCTTATCTTGAGGAACTTCCTGACAGGCGTAGATACATTGCTCTGGGAGACATTTGTGTTATCATCCCAGAGGAAAATCTCACTGGTCATTTGCAGTCAGAATTTACCCTTGAAGTCTTGGAAGATTTGTCTTTCCACCCTAAACTTGGTAATCGTCAGGTTCTGGCAAGTGAAGTTATTCAGATGCAACCCCATGGAGCGAAGTTTTATCATGATGATCCAGCAATTATAAGTTTACCATTTGATGTAAAATTGGGAAGAAATGACCATGTTTCATGTTTGTATAGTAACACAGGTGTAGGACAAAGGCCTCGATGGGAAGAAATGAACTCAGATGATTTCAATGTCTTTGCCCCACATGTTGAAATTAAAGCCTACCACTTCAGTCTGTTTGCTATTGTGGTGACCAAAGGATACCCTGAAGCTAGGAGGAAAATAAGGGCTGGCATTGGTGGGTGTCTCTATGTACCAGAGGTGCCGGGAGTGGAAGTCCTCTTCCCAGAGTCCTGTTTACTTCATGATATCGAAGCCTCTGTGAGGGTTCTGTATGCAGATGATCCTTACGATGTGGATCATTCTGATCCAGATGCACATGCTCTTGCTGCCCCAGTTGTACAGCTAGGACCTCATGGCTGCATCTTCAACCCACACTCAAAGGATTTTGTGACAGTGCGTCTACCGTTACCCGATGGCAAGGTAATCCAAGAGAGCTATGGCAACAGCCAGTTGACATTCTGGTGCAGTCCTACCATGGATGGCGAAGATCTTCATTGGCAGCAGTTCCATCCCAAGTTTGTTCatattgataatgatgatgatagtcTTTGTTCAGTTTACTTCTCTGTAGAGCACTTTTGTTTCTTCAGAACTTTATGGGACATTGTCGACACGATTCTGTGGGAAACAAAGCTTGGTGCCTCATCCCTTATTCCCATATTTCAGTTTAATGTTTCATTCCAAGCACTGATGTCAGAAATAAGTGATATTGACAGGAGATTTGGTATCTGTGTTGTTTGCTACCGCTTTGGTAAACCTCTGGAGGATATTGGCAATTTTCCAATCCCAGTTGGCAAATGCATTGCACCAAAGATGCTAAGCACAGGGATATTGCAAATAAG ACTGGAATCCAAACATTTCAAGGCAGACACATCCATAGGGATGAAAGAACTTGTTGCCCAGGAGAATTTCAAAGGCCGTCCATTTGTATTACAGTTTGGATGTCAGTTTATTGGCGAGGCTCCTGACCATGGCACTTTTGGTAACGTTATTGTGGAGCAACAAACACAATATGAAGGAAATATGTCTGTCCTTTCCTTTCTCTTGAATAAG CCTCGTAGTTCAGAAGTTGTTGATGCTTCCCTGGACTGGGAAGTCCAGTTAACTAAAGAACTTACAG CTCTGCTGAGTATCAAAGCTGAAAAGGACATGGGGGATGAAGTATGGCATGAAGTTGCTGAGAGCTTAGGATACACTCCAAAGGAAATACATGGCTTTGGCACTTGCGATAACCCCACTGCAGCAATCATTGCTGATTACAAGCACCGTGGAGGCATGCCACATCAGTTTATATCGGCTCTTTATAAGACAGGATCACCAGGTAACATGACCAGAAGCACCTGCAGGCAAAGAACAAGTTTACCTTCGCGAACGGTGATAGAAGAGGAAAGATCAG AAAAGGCACATGAATTGTGTCCCTCTGACTGTGTGAGAAAGAATGCTCGCAAAAGAAGACTAGTGGAATCCATCAACTGGGAGGAAAAATTTCAAGATATTGCACAAAAAGTTGTTGGAAATGGCAAATGGAAGCAGCTTGGTCGCATCTTGGGAGTAGGGGAAAACAAAATTCAGGAAATTGAACACGACTGTAGCATCAGACAAGATGGATTGCAGGAAAAAGCTTATCAAGTGTTGATAGCATGGAGGGATCTTAATCCAGATCACTGGGATCTTGGTAATGCACTGGACAGACTTAGTAATGCGCTGTGCAAAATTCACCTCAACACTGTTGCAAGACAATGCTGTTTTGCTGCTGAGATGGGTTGA